One window of Burkholderia thailandensis E264 genomic DNA carries:
- the mnmH gene encoding tRNA 2-selenouridine(34) synthase MnmH, producing the protein MNLQPVSLDQIDDFDEIVDVRTPLEYAEDHIPGALNAPVLSNEERVIVGTMYKQVSPFEATRIGAAMVARNIAAHLDTTFADRPRNWRPLIYCWRGGKRSGSMTVWFNMIGWRARQLDGGYKTYRRSVVDALGQLPAAFRYVVLAGHTGSGKTRLLHALAQAGAQTLDLEALAAHRGSLLGALPSGEQPSQKAFDTALVGALRGFDRERPVFIEAESRRIGAITLPLALLTGMHAADCVNVETAREERVELLLQDYGHLFDQTAFFKVQLEKLVPLHGHARIRKWHEMLDEGRRSELFEELVDVHYDPAYTRSSGAHFTRLPQAERFPFRPTARDVVEQARALLAHLDAAGASACGKRA; encoded by the coding sequence TTGAATCTCCAACCTGTTTCCCTCGACCAGATCGACGATTTCGACGAGATCGTCGACGTCCGCACGCCGCTCGAATACGCGGAGGACCACATTCCGGGCGCGCTGAACGCGCCGGTTCTCAGCAACGAGGAGCGCGTGATCGTCGGCACGATGTACAAGCAGGTGTCGCCGTTCGAGGCGACGCGCATCGGCGCGGCAATGGTCGCGCGCAACATCGCCGCGCATCTCGACACGACGTTCGCCGACCGTCCGCGCAACTGGCGGCCGCTCATCTATTGCTGGCGCGGCGGCAAGCGTTCCGGATCGATGACGGTCTGGTTCAACATGATCGGCTGGCGCGCGCGGCAGCTCGACGGCGGCTACAAGACGTATCGCCGTTCGGTTGTCGACGCGCTCGGCCAACTGCCCGCCGCGTTCCGCTATGTCGTGCTGGCGGGGCATACGGGAAGCGGCAAGACGCGGCTGCTGCACGCGCTCGCGCAGGCGGGCGCGCAGACGCTCGATCTCGAGGCGCTCGCCGCGCACCGCGGTTCGCTGCTCGGCGCGCTGCCGAGCGGCGAGCAGCCGTCGCAGAAGGCCTTCGATACGGCGCTCGTCGGCGCGCTGCGCGGCTTCGATCGCGAACGGCCGGTGTTCATCGAAGCGGAGAGCCGGCGCATCGGCGCGATCACGCTGCCGCTCGCGCTGCTGACCGGCATGCACGCGGCGGATTGCGTGAATGTCGAGACCGCGCGCGAAGAGCGCGTCGAGCTGTTGTTGCAGGACTACGGGCATCTGTTCGATCAGACCGCGTTCTTCAAGGTCCAGCTCGAGAAGCTCGTGCCGCTGCATGGGCATGCGCGGATACGCAAGTGGCACGAGATGCTCGACGAAGGGCGGCGCAGCGAGCTGTTCGAGGAACTCGTCGACGTTCACTACGACCCCGCCTATACGCGCAGCAGCGGCGCGCACTTCACCCGCCTGCCGCAGGCCGAGCGTTTCCCGTTCCGGCCGACCGCGCGCGACGTCGTCGAGCAGGCGCGGGCTTTGCTCGCGCATCTCGATGCGGCGGGCGCGAGCGCCTGCGGCAAGCGGGCCTGA